One genomic window of Mercenaria mercenaria strain notata chromosome 2, MADL_Memer_1, whole genome shotgun sequence includes the following:
- the LOC123564227 gene encoding uncharacterized protein LOC123564227 isoform X1, with protein MVKPLLTITYTSVNISIKYKNKTTGTRKMGQYASVFIVPSGKAINKVTNPNKPNWITAHAIASELSIAEVERLWVRFQQLGCNKDGELTDEAIRKSEYNQDVFMRNILRKYMDGTTKKITFENFLRALKWCEQATQDEKIRAIFHMLNNGNPVNPDLMVKILERVYPNDKGEPIQRITELFFQIMDRDRKGQIEESGFLEGVKRIPPGILEQTLGFNILPDEMKERLHKNLQEFRSESAAGRGTGRAGTVPPQARLTPRRGQQVPPDMALREVSDKIWKKDWARVANKLGFFSQDIDEIQTAYPNNPQHQVYQMLKQWRERDGDEAHAQVLEKALLDCGLTDAAIIMTSY; from the exons ATGGTTAAACCACTTCTGACTATAACCTATACCAGTgtaaacatatcaataaaatataaaaacaag ACCACTGGTACAAGGAAAATGGGACAGTATGCCAGTGTGTTCATTGTTCCCTCAGGGAAAGCAATCAACAAAGTGACCAATCCTAACAAACCCAACTGGATCACAGCACATGCCATAGCTTCTGAAT TAAGTATTGCTGAGGTTGAGAGACTATGGGTAAGATTTCAGCAGCTCGGATGTAACAAAGATGGAGAGTTGACAGATGAAGCCATCAGAAAATCTGAATATAACCAGGATGTCTTCATGAGAAAT ATTCTAAGAAAGTACATGGATGGTACCACaaagaaaataacatttgaaaatttcCTTCGAGCACTGAAGTGGTGTGAACAGGCAACACAGGATGAGAAAATTAGAG CTATATTTCACATGTTGAACAACGGAAACCCTGTGAATCCAGACTTGATGGTAAAGATACTTGAAAGAGTTTATCCCAATGATAAAGGG GAACCCATTCAGAGAATTACTGAACTATTTTTCCAAATAATGGACAGAGATCGCAAAG GTCAGATAGAGGAGAGTGGGTTTCTGGAGGGTGTGAAGCGTATACCACCAGGGATACTAGAACAAACTCTTGGCTTCAATATACTGCCTGATGAAATGAAAGAAAGGCTCCATAAAAACTTACAGGAG TTTCGATCAGAGAGTGCGGCAGGTCGAGGTACAGGGCGTGCTGGTACAGTGCCTCCACAGGCTCGACTAACACCGCGACGTGGTCAGCAGGTACCCCCTGATATGGCTCTACGAGAAGTCTCTGATAAGATATGGAAGAAGGATTGGGCACGTGTTGCAAACAAGCTTGGATTTTTTTCCCAGGACATAGATGAAATACAGACAGCATATCCCAACAATCCTCAACATCAG GTATACCAGATGTTGAAGCAGTGGCGAGAACGAGATGGGGATGAGGCCCATGCTCAGGTATTAGAGAAGGCCCTGTTAGATTGTGGACTGACAGATGCAGCTATCATTATGACAAGCTACTGA
- the LOC123564227 gene encoding uncharacterized protein LOC123564227 isoform X2 — MGQYASVFIVPSGKAINKVTNPNKPNWITAHAIASELSIAEVERLWVRFQQLGCNKDGELTDEAIRKSEYNQDVFMRNILRKYMDGTTKKITFENFLRALKWCEQATQDEKIRAIFHMLNNGNPVNPDLMVKILERVYPNDKGEPIQRITELFFQIMDRDRKGQIEESGFLEGVKRIPPGILEQTLGFNILPDEMKERLHKNLQEFRSESAAGRGTGRAGTVPPQARLTPRRGQQVPPDMALREVSDKIWKKDWARVANKLGFFSQDIDEIQTAYPNNPQHQVYQMLKQWRERDGDEAHAQVLEKALLDCGLTDAAIIMTSY, encoded by the exons ATGGGACAGTATGCCAGTGTGTTCATTGTTCCCTCAGGGAAAGCAATCAACAAAGTGACCAATCCTAACAAACCCAACTGGATCACAGCACATGCCATAGCTTCTGAAT TAAGTATTGCTGAGGTTGAGAGACTATGGGTAAGATTTCAGCAGCTCGGATGTAACAAAGATGGAGAGTTGACAGATGAAGCCATCAGAAAATCTGAATATAACCAGGATGTCTTCATGAGAAAT ATTCTAAGAAAGTACATGGATGGTACCACaaagaaaataacatttgaaaatttcCTTCGAGCACTGAAGTGGTGTGAACAGGCAACACAGGATGAGAAAATTAGAG CTATATTTCACATGTTGAACAACGGAAACCCTGTGAATCCAGACTTGATGGTAAAGATACTTGAAAGAGTTTATCCCAATGATAAAGGG GAACCCATTCAGAGAATTACTGAACTATTTTTCCAAATAATGGACAGAGATCGCAAAG GTCAGATAGAGGAGAGTGGGTTTCTGGAGGGTGTGAAGCGTATACCACCAGGGATACTAGAACAAACTCTTGGCTTCAATATACTGCCTGATGAAATGAAAGAAAGGCTCCATAAAAACTTACAGGAG TTTCGATCAGAGAGTGCGGCAGGTCGAGGTACAGGGCGTGCTGGTACAGTGCCTCCACAGGCTCGACTAACACCGCGACGTGGTCAGCAGGTACCCCCTGATATGGCTCTACGAGAAGTCTCTGATAAGATATGGAAGAAGGATTGGGCACGTGTTGCAAACAAGCTTGGATTTTTTTCCCAGGACATAGATGAAATACAGACAGCATATCCCAACAATCCTCAACATCAG GTATACCAGATGTTGAAGCAGTGGCGAGAACGAGATGGGGATGAGGCCCATGCTCAGGTATTAGAGAAGGCCCTGTTAGATTGTGGACTGACAGATGCAGCTATCATTATGACAAGCTACTGA